In a genomic window of Romeriopsis navalis LEGE 11480:
- a CDS encoding transposase yields the protein MAQLLNQDLFFATEPWLVAHPGIEILSRDLSKTYRKAMNIGAPKAIQVADRFHPLHNLASVLETVMQDHQAELKAMQMPPIPVATAAEPKNTPAPNADSPPALSAHCQKRQAIHHKVHQLYHEQHWSTAAIAHAVGMSLRTVQRDLLQFSGSTVKLER from the coding sequence ATTGCCCAGTTACTGAATCAAGACCTCTTTTTTGCAACAGAACCCTGGTTAGTAGCTCATCCAGGGATTGAAATCTTATCGCGGGACCTTTCTAAAACCTATCGCAAAGCAATGAATATCGGTGCGCCCAAAGCGATACAAGTGGCGGACCGATTTCATCCCTTGCATAATCTGGCGAGCGTCTTGGAGACTGTCATGCAAGACCATCAAGCGGAGCTCAAAGCCATGCAAATGCCCCCGATACCCGTCGCCACTGCGGCTGAACCGAAAAATACGCCCGCACCAAATGCAGACAGTCCCCCGGCGCTGAGTGCCCATTGTCAAAAACGTCAAGCCATCCATCACAAAGTACATCAGCTTTACCATGAACAGCACTGGTCGACGGCGGCGATTGCCCATGCAGTGGGAATGAGTCTACGGACTGTCCAACGTGATCTACTCCAGTTTTCGGGGTCCACCGTAAAGTTAGAGAGATAG